A single region of the Plutella xylostella chromosome 7, ilPluXylo3.1, whole genome shotgun sequence genome encodes:
- the LOC105379976 gene encoding uncharacterized protein LOC105379976 isoform X1 → MKCVIVITIVSFVAYVQCLNLEQRDLLLKRKEFCMEITKVDPSLVRKLSRTNFRDKDSPLGRFVHCLLVQSDLMSNEGILKFDVFLNKIPGEDKDLMERLMMTCMNRGTFHRLEDRAVLLYKCFKAIYPDKVHTLFL, encoded by the exons atgaaGTGTGTAATAGTTATAACTATTGTTTCTTTTGTTGCTTATGTTCAG TGTTTGAATTTAGAACAACGGGATTTGTTATTGAAACGGAAGGAGTTTTGCATGGAGATCACTAAAGTGGACCCAAGTCTAGTGAGGAAACTGTCGCGAACCAACTTCAGG gaTAAAGATTCCCCATTGGGCAGATTTGTTCACTGCTTGCTGGTGCAATCAGATTTGATGTCAAACGAGGGTATTTTGAAATTCGATGTGTTCCTAAATAAGATCCCTGGCGAAG ATAAGGATCTGATGGAGAGGCTCATGATGACTTGTATGAACAGAGGTACCTTCCACCGCCTGGAGGATAGGGCTGTTCTGTTGTACAAATGTTTCAAGGCTATCTACCCTGATAAGGTCCAtacattgtttttgtaa
- the LOC105379994 gene encoding general odorant-binding protein 56d-like precursor: MKFLVVFAICLVAAQALTDEQKEKLKKHKTECLAETKPEVEHVDKLKNGDYTTENEALKKYAHCMMIKSELMTKDGKFRKDVALAKVPNPADKPMVEKLIDTCLANKGDTPQQTAWNYVKCYHEKDPKHAIFL; this comes from the exons atgaaATTCCTAGTAGTTTTCGCCATCTGCCTCGTTGCGGCTCAG GCCCTCACAGACGAGCAGAAGGAGAAGCTGAAGAAGCACAAGACCGAGTGCCTCGCCGAGACCAAGCCCGAGGTGGAGCACGTCGACAAACTGAAGAACGGAGACTACACG ACTGAGAACGAGGCGTTGAAGAAGTACGCGCACTGCATGATGATCAAGTCGGAGCTGATGACCAAGGACGGCAAGTTCAGGAAGGATGTTGCCCTCGCTAAGGTCCCCAACcctg CTGACAAGCCCATGGTTGAGAAGCTGATCGACACCTGCCTGGCCAACAAGGGAGACACTCCCCAGCAGACCGCCTGGAACTACGTCAAGTGCTACCACGAGAAGGACCCCAAACACGCCATCTTCCTGTAA
- the LOC105379976 gene encoding uncharacterized protein LOC105379976 isoform X2, which translates to MKCVIVITIVSFVAYVQCLNLEQRDLLLKRKEFCMEITKVDPSLVRKLSRTNFRDKDSPLGRFVHCLLVQSDLMSNEGILKFDVFLNKIPGEGKGLDIRI; encoded by the exons atgaaGTGTGTAATAGTTATAACTATTGTTTCTTTTGTTGCTTATGTTCAG TGTTTGAATTTAGAACAACGGGATTTGTTATTGAAACGGAAGGAGTTTTGCATGGAGATCACTAAAGTGGACCCAAGTCTAGTGAGGAAACTGTCGCGAACCAACTTCAGG gaTAAAGATTCCCCATTGGGCAGATTTGTTCACTGCTTGCTGGTGCAATCAGATTTGATGTCAAACGAGGGTATTTTGAAATTCGATGTGTTCCTAAATAAGATCCCTGGCGAAGGTAAGGGACTCGAT ATAAGGATCTGA